A single genomic interval of Takifugu flavidus isolate HTHZ2018 chromosome 19, ASM371156v2, whole genome shotgun sequence harbors:
- the tulp4a gene encoding tubby-related protein 4a isoform X1: MFAAVEHGPVICSDSNILCLSWKGRVPKSEKEKPVCRKRYYEEGWLATGNSRGVVGVTFTSSHCRRDRPTPQRVNFNLRGHNSEVVLVRWNEPFQKLATCDTDGGIFVWIQYEGRWSVELVNDRGAQVSDFTWSHDGTQALISYRDGFVLVGSVSGQRHWSSEINLESQITCGIWTPDDQQVLFGTADGQVIVMDCHGRMLAHILLHESDGIVSMSWNCPSFLVEDSSESDMDSDDYSLPQVHSQKPLLTVGFTSGDISLMNNYDDLSPTLIRTGLKDVVVQWCSQGDLLAVAGMERSLLPPDPSSPPPIRNATVKFYNVRGEHIYSLDTPAQRPITTLCWGHRDSRLFLASGPALYILRVEHRVASLQLLCQQGIATAVKEEKDVAKLTMPSRLGSYVTAAFVPTIKPPVPDPNNMRDFVSYPNAGNERLHCTMKRTEDNPEVGSPCYTLYLEYMGGLVPILKGRRISKLRPEFVIMDPKTDGKTDEIYGSSLISAMIDSCNCSDSSDIELSDDWVGKKSPKISRGSKSPKLPRDLVCPFTNRINIDPRKSPKLSRATQEISRSPRLPIRKPSIGSPSLTRREFPLDDITQQNYLAQVTSNIWGTKFKIVGLATFLPANLGAVIYKTSLLHLQPRQMTIYLPEVRKISMDCINLPVFSPNVFSEDEDDLPVTGPAGGADDNPPCTVNIPIAPIHSPAQAMSPAQNIGLVQSLLANQNVQLDVLTNPATNPAGASAGPDQSQDAILTAQYTVPTRYSSPGQVIFGGLEIGRLMVGPPPSHHPSQQQQSAHHQQQHQQHHQQMQQLQQQQQQMQQLQQQQQQQQQMQQLQQQQLQQQQLLQQQHLQQQLQQQHLQQQFQHMQQQQQHLQQQQMQQQQQQQQQQQQQQHSHQLQQLHIQIPVSSLPSGQTSGGAMHQLQPGALQIQIPHPPADLVVERALGGEHLLKIKNTRSTPQLAEADTVVFSAPLELSKMNPPPPYPGTVAAAVAAAAASNPASGAVGSTGGTPPPGEVCMKKGEFSLYPSGQQQAQYPTPLGYERITTFDSSGNVEEVCRPRTRLVCNQNVYALQGPGSSATLRVTSSSSSTSSSSADKKIQLPYTSATLNRLTAPRYSIPIGDPPPYPDPANQNSAVIRSSGQRLDSNLIHAALRRNSREAALKVSQMSEPPRPLPPKAKNSNTLASSFHQRAPTALYTCSQCSSASSVAGSAPGSANGIAGGTIIRQDFPPGNGAPHSTVIIHSNSGPPLPSQSTYNLLSSLEGSVAAPSSRERSDYVNSAFSEDESLNQSLRHLALGGSDASGLVVKRPPPYQWDPTASDEVWVPQERTATLNLGPHKPPPLILSSSQHLDVSRLPFVLSPKSPTSPNATSLQASAAPTGYQVSLQYPSTAAYSGVQLHPIQGSPHPCSPKEVVAPVPFSQQDATIVLPQSYSANLANLACCPLPPMYPGGSACAGLPIPPVTLHTPWGTYNSCPPKPPPPVPLPPKASQLAAEKNVVSPPPPPPPPPPPPPAELPGHAGLQEAMAEAGEGFQEVLSLTESPVPQRSEKLSKKHRKRLDGRSDEPLAEGSKSKKEGRAMGDFNSLISSPRLGGRDKKKLKGQKEQQLKAKKINKAPANSEFQDSSESEPELFISGDELLNQCQSAKKGWKSKRNLRAASELDEIRCRKSNEKEDRGLGNQGFVYVMANKQPLWNEATQVYQLDFGGRVTQESAKNFQIELEGRQVMQFGRIDGNAYILDFQYPFSAVQAFAVALANVTQRLK, encoded by the exons ATGTTCGCCGCCGTGGAGCACGGGCCGGTCATCTGCAGTGACTCCAACATCCTCTGCCTGTCTTGGAAGGGCCGCGTGCCCAAAAGCGAGAAGGAGAAACCGGTGTGCAGGAAGCGTTACTACGAGGAGGGCTGGCTCGCCACCGGCAACAGcaggggggtggtgggggtcaCGTTCACCTCCAGCCACTGCAGGCGGGACCGACCCACTCCACAGAGGGTCAACTTCAACCTGAGAGGACACAACAGCGAG GTGGTTTTGGTGCGATGGAACGAGCCCTTCCAGAAACTGGCCACTTGCGATACAGACGGAGGAATATTTGTTTGGATTCAGTATGAGGGTCGTTGGTCTGTGGAGCTGGTTAATGACCGTGGAGCACAG GTGAGTGACTTCACTTGGTCCCACGATGGCACTCAGGCTCTCATCTCCTACCGTGATGGGTTTGTCTTGGTGGGGTCCGTCAGCGGGCAGAGGCACTGGTCCTCTGagatcaacctggaaagccagaTCACCTGTGGAATCTGGACTCCTGACGACCAGCAG GTGTTATTTGGTACTGCGGACGGACAGGTGATAGTGATGGACTGCCACGGTCGTATGTTGGCCCACATTCTGCTGCATGAGTCGGACGGCATCGTCAGCATGTCCTGGAACTGTCCCAGTTTCCTGGTGGAGGACAGCAGTGAGAGTGACATGGACTCTGACGATTACTCGCTACCACAAG TGCACAGCCAGAAACCACTGCTGACGGTGGGCTTCACCTCTGGAGACATCAGCCTCATGAACAACTACGACGACCTCTCGCCCACCCTCATCCGTACTGGTCTCAAAG ATGTGGTTGTGCAGTGGTGCTCCCAGGGCGACCTGCTCGCAGTGGCAGGGATggagaggagcctcctcccacctgacccctcctctcctccccccatcaGGAATGCCACCGTCAAATTCTACAACGTCCGGGGCGAACACATTTATAGCTTGGACACACCAGCACAA CGCCCCATCACCACCCTGTGCTGGGGTCACAGGGACTCGCGCCTCTTCCTGGCCTCTGGTCCCGCGCTGTACATTTTGCGGGTGGAGCACCGCGTCGccagcctgcagctgctctgccagCAGGGAATCGCAACTGcagtgaaggaggaaaaagacgTGGCCAAGCTGACGATGCCGTCGCGGCTCGGGTCTTACGTCACCGCTGCGTTCGTCCCCACGATCAAG CCTCCCGTCCCAGATCCCAACAACATGCGTGATTTTGTGAGCTACCCAAACGCTGGAAACGAGCGTCTCCACTGTACCATGAAGCGTACCGAGGATAACCCTGAAGTGGGGAGCCCCTGCTACACTCTGTACCTCGAGTACATGGGTGGACTGGTGCCTATCCTCAAAGGCCGACGAATAAGCAAACTGCGTCCAGAGTTTGTCATCATGGACCCTAAGACAGATGGGAAAACAg ACGAGATATATGGTAGCAGCCTGATATCTgccatgattgacagctgtaaTTGCTCAGACTCCAGTGACATCGAGCTCAGTGATGACTGGGTTGGAAAGAAATCTCCCAAGATATCAAGAGGCAGCAAGTCCCCCAAACTCCCCAG AGACTTAGTTTGTCCCTTTACCAACAGGATCAACATTGATCCCAGAAAATCACCCAAGCTTTCTCGTGCTACGCAAGAGATCTCCAGGTCACCACGGTTACCTATACGAAAACCTTCAATTGGGTCGCCCAGTCTAACTCGGAGGGAATTTCCTCTAGATGATATCACTCAG CAAAATTACCTTGCTCAGGTCACATCCAATATCTGGGGGACAAAGTTCAAGATTGTGGGACTGGCCACATTCCTGCCAGCTAATCTCGGTGCAG TCATCTATAAGACGAgcctcctccatctgcagcctcGGCAGATGACCATCTACCTCCCAGAGGTGCGTAAGATCTCCATGGACTGCATCAACCTGCCCGTCTTCAGCCCCAATGTCTTCAGTGAAGATGAGGACGATCTGCCTGTCACAGGCCCTGCTGGCGGTGCTGACGACAACCCGCCGTGCACCGTCAACATACCTATAGCCCCCATTCATAGTCCCGCCCAGGCAATGTCCCCTGCCCAGAACATCGGTCTGGTCCAGTCACTTCTAGCCAATCAGAATGTTCAGCTGGATGTTCTAACAAATCCAGCGACAAACCCTGCTGGAGCATCTGCTGGGCCAGACCAAAGTCAGGACGCCATCCTGACAGCCCAGTACACAGTTCCCACCAGGTATTCCAGTCCTGGGCAGGTCATCTTCGGAGGACTGGAAATCGGCCGCCTAATGGTGGGACCGCCTCCCTCTCATCATCCTTCACAGCAACAACAGTCGGCtcatcaccagcagcaacaccaacagCATCACCAACagatgcagcagcttcagcagcagcagcaacagatgcagcagctccagcagcagcagcagcagcaacaacagatgcagcagctccagcagcagcagctccagcagcaacagttattacagcagcaacatttacaacagcagcttcagcagcagcaccttcagcagcagttccaacacatgcagcagcagcaacaacacttacagcagcagcaaatgcaacagcaacaacaacaacaacagcagcagcagcagcagcagcacagccatcAACTTCAACAGCTCCACATTCAAAtccctgtttcctctctgccaTCAGGACAGACTTCAGGTGGAGCCATGCACCAGCTCCAGCCCGGAGCGCTGCAAATCCAAATCCCCCATCCGCCTGCAGATTTGGTGGTTGAGAGGGCGCTGGGGGGTGAACACTTGCTGAAGATCAAAAATACGCGCTCCACTCCGCAGCTGGCCGAGGCCGATACTGTCGTCTTCAGTGCTCCGTTAGAACTTAGTAAaatgaaccccccacccccgtacCCGGGGACAGTCGCTGCTGCGGTGGCTGCTGCGGCAGCTTCCAATCCTGCATCTGGAGCCGTTGGGAGCACCGGGGGGACCCCTCCCCCTGGCGAGGTCTGTATGAAGAAGGGAGAATTCTCACTTTATCCTTCAGGACAGCAACAAGCACAGTACCCCACACCTCTGGGGTATGAGAGGATAACCACATTTGACAGTAGTGGGAACGTGGAGGAAGTGTGCCGTCCCCGGACACGCCTCGTCTGCAATCAGAATGTCTACGCACTCCAGGGACCCGGCAGTTCTGCTACTCTCAGGGTCACGTCATCCTCATCATCGACGTCCTCCTCTTCGGCTGACAAAAAAATCCAGCTTCCCTACACCTCCGCCACCCTCAACAGACTCACTGCACCCCGCTACTCCATACCCATTGGAGACCCGCCCCCGTACCCCGATCCGGCCAATCAGAACAGTGCCGTTATCAGGAGTTCTGGACAGAGGCTCGACAGCAATCTGATCCACGCTGCTCTCAGGAGGAATAGCCGAGAGGCTGCTCTCAAAGTTTCCCAGATGTCCGAACCACCCAGACCACTGCCCCCCAAGGCTAAAAACAGTAATACACTAGCATCTTCATTCCACCAGAGGGCGCCAACGGCCTTATATACATGCAGCCAGTGTAGCAGCGCGTCCAGTGTTGCAGGCAGTGCCCCAGGGAGTGCTAATGGGATAGCAGGAGGGACTATTATCAGGCAGGACTTTCCTCCGGGGAACGGAGCACCACACAGCACCGTTATAATTCACTCCAACAGCGGTCCACCTCTGCCCTCCCAGTCAACTTACAATCTGCTGAGCTCTCTCGAAGGATCTGTGGCTGCACCGAGTAGCAGAGAACGAAGTGATTATGTCAATTCAGCATTCAGTGAGGACGAATCTCTTAATCAATCGCTGAGGCATTTGGCGCTAGGAGGAAGCGATGCGTCTGGGTTAGTTGTCAAACGGCCACCACCTTATCAGTGGGACCCAACCGCCTCGGACGAGGTGTGGGTGCCTCAGGAACGGACCGCAACTCTGAATCTTGGACCCCATAAACCACCTCCACTTATTCTTAGTTCATCTCAGCACTTGGATGTGTCCAGATTGCCTTTTGTCCTCTCTCCCAAGTCCCCCACAAGCCCTAATGCCACCTCACTTCAAGCGTCGGCAGCACCTACGGGTTACCAGGTTTCTCTCCAGTACCCTTCAACAGCTGCCTATTCTGGAGTCCAACTTCATCCCATTCAAGGGTCTCCACATCCCTGTTCTCCTAAAGAAGTCGTGGCACCAGTGCCCTTCTCACAGCAGGATGCCACCATTGTGCTACCACAAAGTTACTCTGCAAATCTGGCAAACCTAGCTTGCTGTCCCCTCCCACCCATGTATCCAGGAGGGAGTGCCTGTGCTGGGCTTCCCATCCCCCCCGTTACCCTTCACACTCCCTGGGGAACATATAACTCTTGCCCACCAAAACCGCCTCCTCCAGTGCCACTACCACCAAAAGCCTCCCAGTTggcagcagagaaaaatgtcgtctcgccgccgccgccgccgccacccccTCCGCCACCCCCACCAGCAGAGCTGCCAGGTCACGCGGGACTGCAAGAAGCTATGGCAGAGGCTGGGGAGGGCTTTCAGGAGGTGCTGTCTTTAACCGAGAGTCCCGTGCCCCAGCGGTCCGAGAAACTCAGCAAGAAGCATCGCAAGCGGCTGGACGGGCGCTCGGACGAGCCGCTAGCTGAGGGCAGCAAGTCGAAAAAAGAGGGCAGGGCGATGGGCGATTTCAACTCGCTCATCTCTAGTCCTCGGCTGGGAGGACGAGacaagaagaagctgaagggCCAAAAAGAGCAACAGTTGAAGGCCAAAAAGATAAACAAAGCCCCTGCCAACAGCGAGTTCCAAGACAGCTCAGAAAGCGAGCCGGAGCTGTTCATCAGCGGGGACGAGCTGCTCAACCAGTGCCAGAGCGCCAAGAAGGGCTGGAAGAGCAAGAGGAACCTGAGGGCCGCGAGTGAACTGGATGAGATCAGGTGCCGAAAGTCCAATGAGAAGGAGGACAGGGGCCTGGGCAACCAGGGCTTCGTGTACGTCATGGCCAACAAACAGCCGCTGTGGAACGAGGCCACGCAGGTCTACCAGCTGGACTTCGGGGGCCGCGTCACCCAGGAGTCTGCCAAGAACTTTCAAATCGAACTGGAGGGCAGACAG GTGATGCAGTTCGGCAGGATCGACGGCAACGCCTACATCCTGGACTTCCAGTACCCCTTCTCGGCCGTACAGGCCTTCGCAGTGGCTTTAGCGAATGTTACCCAACGCCTCAAATGA
- the tulp4a gene encoding tubby-related protein 4a isoform X2 encodes MFAAVEHGPVICSDSNILCLSWKGRVPKSEKEKPVCRKRYYEEGWLATGNSRGVVGVTFTSSHCRRDRPTPQRVNFNLRGHNSEVVLVRWNEPFQKLATCDTDGGIFVWIQYEGRWSVELVNDRGAQVSDFTWSHDGTQALISYRDGFVLVGSVSGQRHWSSEINLESQITCGIWTPDDQQVLFGTADGQVIVMDCHGRMLAHILLHESDGIVSMSWNCPSFLVEDSSESDMDSDDYSLPQVHSQKPLLTVGFTSGDISLMNNYDDLSPTLIRTGLKDVVVQWCSQGDLLAVAGMERSLLPPDPSSPPPIRNATVKFYNVRGEHIYSLDTPAQRPITTLCWGHRDSRLFLASGPALYILRVEHRVASLQLLCQQGIATAVKEEKDVAKLTMPSRLGSYVTAAFVPTIKPPVPDPNNMRDFVSYPNAGNERLHCTMKRTEDNPEVGSPCYTLYLEYMGGLVPILKGRRISKLRPEFVIMDPKTDGKTDEIYGSSLISAMIDSCNCSDSSDIELSDDWVGKKSPKISRGSKSPKLPRINIDPRKSPKLSRATQEISRSPRLPIRKPSIGSPSLTRREFPLDDITQQNYLAQVTSNIWGTKFKIVGLATFLPANLGAVIYKTSLLHLQPRQMTIYLPEVRKISMDCINLPVFSPNVFSEDEDDLPVTGPAGGADDNPPCTVNIPIAPIHSPAQAMSPAQNIGLVQSLLANQNVQLDVLTNPATNPAGASAGPDQSQDAILTAQYTVPTRYSSPGQVIFGGLEIGRLMVGPPPSHHPSQQQQSAHHQQQHQQHHQQMQQLQQQQQQMQQLQQQQQQQQQMQQLQQQQLQQQQLLQQQHLQQQLQQQHLQQQFQHMQQQQQHLQQQQMQQQQQQQQQQQQQQHSHQLQQLHIQIPVSSLPSGQTSGGAMHQLQPGALQIQIPHPPADLVVERALGGEHLLKIKNTRSTPQLAEADTVVFSAPLELSKMNPPPPYPGTVAAAVAAAAASNPASGAVGSTGGTPPPGEVCMKKGEFSLYPSGQQQAQYPTPLGYERITTFDSSGNVEEVCRPRTRLVCNQNVYALQGPGSSATLRVTSSSSSTSSSSADKKIQLPYTSATLNRLTAPRYSIPIGDPPPYPDPANQNSAVIRSSGQRLDSNLIHAALRRNSREAALKVSQMSEPPRPLPPKAKNSNTLASSFHQRAPTALYTCSQCSSASSVAGSAPGSANGIAGGTIIRQDFPPGNGAPHSTVIIHSNSGPPLPSQSTYNLLSSLEGSVAAPSSRERSDYVNSAFSEDESLNQSLRHLALGGSDASGLVVKRPPPYQWDPTASDEVWVPQERTATLNLGPHKPPPLILSSSQHLDVSRLPFVLSPKSPTSPNATSLQASAAPTGYQVSLQYPSTAAYSGVQLHPIQGSPHPCSPKEVVAPVPFSQQDATIVLPQSYSANLANLACCPLPPMYPGGSACAGLPIPPVTLHTPWGTYNSCPPKPPPPVPLPPKASQLAAEKNVVSPPPPPPPPPPPPPAELPGHAGLQEAMAEAGEGFQEVLSLTESPVPQRSEKLSKKHRKRLDGRSDEPLAEGSKSKKEGRAMGDFNSLISSPRLGGRDKKKLKGQKEQQLKAKKINKAPANSEFQDSSESEPELFISGDELLNQCQSAKKGWKSKRNLRAASELDEIRCRKSNEKEDRGLGNQGFVYVMANKQPLWNEATQVYQLDFGGRVTQESAKNFQIELEGRQVMQFGRIDGNAYILDFQYPFSAVQAFAVALANVTQRLK; translated from the exons ATGTTCGCCGCCGTGGAGCACGGGCCGGTCATCTGCAGTGACTCCAACATCCTCTGCCTGTCTTGGAAGGGCCGCGTGCCCAAAAGCGAGAAGGAGAAACCGGTGTGCAGGAAGCGTTACTACGAGGAGGGCTGGCTCGCCACCGGCAACAGcaggggggtggtgggggtcaCGTTCACCTCCAGCCACTGCAGGCGGGACCGACCCACTCCACAGAGGGTCAACTTCAACCTGAGAGGACACAACAGCGAG GTGGTTTTGGTGCGATGGAACGAGCCCTTCCAGAAACTGGCCACTTGCGATACAGACGGAGGAATATTTGTTTGGATTCAGTATGAGGGTCGTTGGTCTGTGGAGCTGGTTAATGACCGTGGAGCACAG GTGAGTGACTTCACTTGGTCCCACGATGGCACTCAGGCTCTCATCTCCTACCGTGATGGGTTTGTCTTGGTGGGGTCCGTCAGCGGGCAGAGGCACTGGTCCTCTGagatcaacctggaaagccagaTCACCTGTGGAATCTGGACTCCTGACGACCAGCAG GTGTTATTTGGTACTGCGGACGGACAGGTGATAGTGATGGACTGCCACGGTCGTATGTTGGCCCACATTCTGCTGCATGAGTCGGACGGCATCGTCAGCATGTCCTGGAACTGTCCCAGTTTCCTGGTGGAGGACAGCAGTGAGAGTGACATGGACTCTGACGATTACTCGCTACCACAAG TGCACAGCCAGAAACCACTGCTGACGGTGGGCTTCACCTCTGGAGACATCAGCCTCATGAACAACTACGACGACCTCTCGCCCACCCTCATCCGTACTGGTCTCAAAG ATGTGGTTGTGCAGTGGTGCTCCCAGGGCGACCTGCTCGCAGTGGCAGGGATggagaggagcctcctcccacctgacccctcctctcctccccccatcaGGAATGCCACCGTCAAATTCTACAACGTCCGGGGCGAACACATTTATAGCTTGGACACACCAGCACAA CGCCCCATCACCACCCTGTGCTGGGGTCACAGGGACTCGCGCCTCTTCCTGGCCTCTGGTCCCGCGCTGTACATTTTGCGGGTGGAGCACCGCGTCGccagcctgcagctgctctgccagCAGGGAATCGCAACTGcagtgaaggaggaaaaagacgTGGCCAAGCTGACGATGCCGTCGCGGCTCGGGTCTTACGTCACCGCTGCGTTCGTCCCCACGATCAAG CCTCCCGTCCCAGATCCCAACAACATGCGTGATTTTGTGAGCTACCCAAACGCTGGAAACGAGCGTCTCCACTGTACCATGAAGCGTACCGAGGATAACCCTGAAGTGGGGAGCCCCTGCTACACTCTGTACCTCGAGTACATGGGTGGACTGGTGCCTATCCTCAAAGGCCGACGAATAAGCAAACTGCGTCCAGAGTTTGTCATCATGGACCCTAAGACAGATGGGAAAACAg ACGAGATATATGGTAGCAGCCTGATATCTgccatgattgacagctgtaaTTGCTCAGACTCCAGTGACATCGAGCTCAGTGATGACTGGGTTGGAAAGAAATCTCCCAAGATATCAAGAGGCAGCAAGTCCCCCAAACTCCCCAG GATCAACATTGATCCCAGAAAATCACCCAAGCTTTCTCGTGCTACGCAAGAGATCTCCAGGTCACCACGGTTACCTATACGAAAACCTTCAATTGGGTCGCCCAGTCTAACTCGGAGGGAATTTCCTCTAGATGATATCACTCAG CAAAATTACCTTGCTCAGGTCACATCCAATATCTGGGGGACAAAGTTCAAGATTGTGGGACTGGCCACATTCCTGCCAGCTAATCTCGGTGCAG TCATCTATAAGACGAgcctcctccatctgcagcctcGGCAGATGACCATCTACCTCCCAGAGGTGCGTAAGATCTCCATGGACTGCATCAACCTGCCCGTCTTCAGCCCCAATGTCTTCAGTGAAGATGAGGACGATCTGCCTGTCACAGGCCCTGCTGGCGGTGCTGACGACAACCCGCCGTGCACCGTCAACATACCTATAGCCCCCATTCATAGTCCCGCCCAGGCAATGTCCCCTGCCCAGAACATCGGTCTGGTCCAGTCACTTCTAGCCAATCAGAATGTTCAGCTGGATGTTCTAACAAATCCAGCGACAAACCCTGCTGGAGCATCTGCTGGGCCAGACCAAAGTCAGGACGCCATCCTGACAGCCCAGTACACAGTTCCCACCAGGTATTCCAGTCCTGGGCAGGTCATCTTCGGAGGACTGGAAATCGGCCGCCTAATGGTGGGACCGCCTCCCTCTCATCATCCTTCACAGCAACAACAGTCGGCtcatcaccagcagcaacaccaacagCATCACCAACagatgcagcagcttcagcagcagcagcaacagatgcagcagctccagcagcagcagcagcagcaacaacagatgcagcagctccagcagcagcagctccagcagcaacagttattacagcagcaacatttacaacagcagcttcagcagcagcaccttcagcagcagttccaacacatgcagcagcagcaacaacacttacagcagcagcaaatgcaacagcaacaacaacaacaacagcagcagcagcagcagcagcacagccatcAACTTCAACAGCTCCACATTCAAAtccctgtttcctctctgccaTCAGGACAGACTTCAGGTGGAGCCATGCACCAGCTCCAGCCCGGAGCGCTGCAAATCCAAATCCCCCATCCGCCTGCAGATTTGGTGGTTGAGAGGGCGCTGGGGGGTGAACACTTGCTGAAGATCAAAAATACGCGCTCCACTCCGCAGCTGGCCGAGGCCGATACTGTCGTCTTCAGTGCTCCGTTAGAACTTAGTAAaatgaaccccccacccccgtacCCGGGGACAGTCGCTGCTGCGGTGGCTGCTGCGGCAGCTTCCAATCCTGCATCTGGAGCCGTTGGGAGCACCGGGGGGACCCCTCCCCCTGGCGAGGTCTGTATGAAGAAGGGAGAATTCTCACTTTATCCTTCAGGACAGCAACAAGCACAGTACCCCACACCTCTGGGGTATGAGAGGATAACCACATTTGACAGTAGTGGGAACGTGGAGGAAGTGTGCCGTCCCCGGACACGCCTCGTCTGCAATCAGAATGTCTACGCACTCCAGGGACCCGGCAGTTCTGCTACTCTCAGGGTCACGTCATCCTCATCATCGACGTCCTCCTCTTCGGCTGACAAAAAAATCCAGCTTCCCTACACCTCCGCCACCCTCAACAGACTCACTGCACCCCGCTACTCCATACCCATTGGAGACCCGCCCCCGTACCCCGATCCGGCCAATCAGAACAGTGCCGTTATCAGGAGTTCTGGACAGAGGCTCGACAGCAATCTGATCCACGCTGCTCTCAGGAGGAATAGCCGAGAGGCTGCTCTCAAAGTTTCCCAGATGTCCGAACCACCCAGACCACTGCCCCCCAAGGCTAAAAACAGTAATACACTAGCATCTTCATTCCACCAGAGGGCGCCAACGGCCTTATATACATGCAGCCAGTGTAGCAGCGCGTCCAGTGTTGCAGGCAGTGCCCCAGGGAGTGCTAATGGGATAGCAGGAGGGACTATTATCAGGCAGGACTTTCCTCCGGGGAACGGAGCACCACACAGCACCGTTATAATTCACTCCAACAGCGGTCCACCTCTGCCCTCCCAGTCAACTTACAATCTGCTGAGCTCTCTCGAAGGATCTGTGGCTGCACCGAGTAGCAGAGAACGAAGTGATTATGTCAATTCAGCATTCAGTGAGGACGAATCTCTTAATCAATCGCTGAGGCATTTGGCGCTAGGAGGAAGCGATGCGTCTGGGTTAGTTGTCAAACGGCCACCACCTTATCAGTGGGACCCAACCGCCTCGGACGAGGTGTGGGTGCCTCAGGAACGGACCGCAACTCTGAATCTTGGACCCCATAAACCACCTCCACTTATTCTTAGTTCATCTCAGCACTTGGATGTGTCCAGATTGCCTTTTGTCCTCTCTCCCAAGTCCCCCACAAGCCCTAATGCCACCTCACTTCAAGCGTCGGCAGCACCTACGGGTTACCAGGTTTCTCTCCAGTACCCTTCAACAGCTGCCTATTCTGGAGTCCAACTTCATCCCATTCAAGGGTCTCCACATCCCTGTTCTCCTAAAGAAGTCGTGGCACCAGTGCCCTTCTCACAGCAGGATGCCACCATTGTGCTACCACAAAGTTACTCTGCAAATCTGGCAAACCTAGCTTGCTGTCCCCTCCCACCCATGTATCCAGGAGGGAGTGCCTGTGCTGGGCTTCCCATCCCCCCCGTTACCCTTCACACTCCCTGGGGAACATATAACTCTTGCCCACCAAAACCGCCTCCTCCAGTGCCACTACCACCAAAAGCCTCCCAGTTggcagcagagaaaaatgtcgtctcgccgccgccgccgccgccacccccTCCGCCACCCCCACCAGCAGAGCTGCCAGGTCACGCGGGACTGCAAGAAGCTATGGCAGAGGCTGGGGAGGGCTTTCAGGAGGTGCTGTCTTTAACCGAGAGTCCCGTGCCCCAGCGGTCCGAGAAACTCAGCAAGAAGCATCGCAAGCGGCTGGACGGGCGCTCGGACGAGCCGCTAGCTGAGGGCAGCAAGTCGAAAAAAGAGGGCAGGGCGATGGGCGATTTCAACTCGCTCATCTCTAGTCCTCGGCTGGGAGGACGAGacaagaagaagctgaagggCCAAAAAGAGCAACAGTTGAAGGCCAAAAAGATAAACAAAGCCCCTGCCAACAGCGAGTTCCAAGACAGCTCAGAAAGCGAGCCGGAGCTGTTCATCAGCGGGGACGAGCTGCTCAACCAGTGCCAGAGCGCCAAGAAGGGCTGGAAGAGCAAGAGGAACCTGAGGGCCGCGAGTGAACTGGATGAGATCAGGTGCCGAAAGTCCAATGAGAAGGAGGACAGGGGCCTGGGCAACCAGGGCTTCGTGTACGTCATGGCCAACAAACAGCCGCTGTGGAACGAGGCCACGCAGGTCTACCAGCTGGACTTCGGGGGCCGCGTCACCCAGGAGTCTGCCAAGAACTTTCAAATCGAACTGGAGGGCAGACAG GTGATGCAGTTCGGCAGGATCGACGGCAACGCCTACATCCTGGACTTCCAGTACCCCTTCTCGGCCGTACAGGCCTTCGCAGTGGCTTTAGCGAATGTTACCCAACGCCTCAAATGA